One Thalassotalea hakodatensis DNA segment encodes these proteins:
- the yaaA gene encoding peroxide stress protein YaaA, with protein sequence MLFVVSPAKNLDFESPLATDKYSQPELLSHSQILVDRCKKLSPADIASLMKISDKLAGLNAARFGDWQQPFTTDNARPAVLAFNGDVYTGLDAASLSDDDFDFAQRHMRILSGLYGILKPLDLMQAYRLEMGIKLDNERGTNLYQFWGDIITDKLNDAISAQGDDTLINLASNEYFKSVKKKQLKANVITPAFKDWKNGQYKMISFFAKKARGLMARYIIENKVDSLSSLKAFNAAGYQYNTDLSKGNDWVFTRKE encoded by the coding sequence ATGTTATTCGTTGTTTCTCCCGCAAAAAACTTAGACTTTGAGTCGCCGTTAGCTACAGATAAATACTCGCAACCGGAGCTTTTATCACATAGTCAAATTTTGGTGGATCGTTGTAAAAAATTATCACCTGCTGATATCGCAAGTTTGATGAAAATTAGTGATAAATTAGCTGGATTAAATGCTGCACGTTTTGGTGATTGGCAGCAACCATTTACCACTGATAATGCAAGGCCTGCAGTGTTAGCATTTAATGGTGACGTTTATACTGGCTTAGATGCAGCAAGTTTATCAGATGACGATTTTGATTTTGCTCAACGTCATATGCGTATATTGTCAGGTCTTTATGGTATTTTAAAACCACTTGATTTAATGCAAGCTTATCGTCTTGAAATGGGTATTAAGCTTGATAATGAACGTGGCACAAACCTCTATCAGTTTTGGGGAGATATCATCACAGACAAGTTAAACGATGCTATTTCAGCGCAGGGTGATGACACTTTAATTAACTTGGCATCAAACGAATATTTTAAATCGGTAAAGAAAAAGCAATTAAAGGCTAATGTGATCACACCTGCGTTCAAAGATTGGAAAAATGGCCAATATAAAATGATCAGCTTTTTTGCGAAAAAAGCACGTGGCTTAATGGCGCGATATATCATTGAGAACAAAGTAGATAGTTTGTCATCTTTAAAAGCCTTTAATGCTGCAGGATATCAATACAATACTGATTTATCTAAAGGCAACGAC
- the tal gene encoding transaldolase: protein MATQLEQLKQMTTVVADTGDIEAIAKFQPQDATTNPSLLLKAASLPSYQHLLTQAVTWAKEQSSDRKQQIIDASDKLSVLIGLEILNIIPGRISTEVDARLSYDTAASIEKAHKLIAMYNEAGISNDRILIKLASTWEGIKAAEKLEQDGINCNLTLLFSFAQAQACAEAGTFLISPFVGRILDWYKKDTGKTEYLSHEDPGVISVTKIYNYYKAKGYKTVVMGASFRNSGEILELAGCDRLTISPQLLDELASTDAPLTQKLAANQAPLEPEAALTEAQFRWALNQDAMATEKLAEGIRNFAADQVKLEQQLNDLF from the coding sequence ATGGCGACGCAATTAGAACAATTGAAACAAATGACGACAGTAGTAGCAGATACCGGTGATATTGAAGCTATTGCAAAGTTTCAACCGCAAGATGCAACCACTAACCCATCGCTACTACTAAAAGCAGCTTCATTACCTTCTTACCAGCATTTATTAACGCAAGCGGTAACATGGGCTAAAGAGCAATCATCAGACAGAAAGCAACAAATTATTGATGCCAGTGACAAGCTGTCAGTGTTAATTGGTTTAGAAATTTTAAACATTATACCTGGCCGTATTTCAACAGAAGTAGATGCACGTCTTTCTTATGATACTGCGGCATCTATTGAAAAAGCCCACAAGTTAATAGCAATGTATAACGAAGCAGGTATTAGTAACGATAGAATATTAATTAAACTTGCTTCAACATGGGAAGGGATCAAAGCAGCTGAAAAGCTCGAACAAGACGGTATTAATTGTAATCTAACCTTACTGTTTAGTTTTGCTCAAGCGCAAGCGTGTGCAGAAGCAGGAACATTTTTAATTTCTCCTTTTGTGGGTCGCATTTTAGATTGGTACAAAAAAGATACGGGTAAAACTGAATACTTATCTCATGAAGATCCTGGTGTGATCTCAGTGACCAAAATATACAACTATTATAAAGCTAAAGGCTATAAGACAGTTGTCATGGGGGCAAGTTTTAGAAACAGTGGTGAAATTCTCGAATTAGCTGGTTGTGATAGATTGACCATCAGTCCACAATTACTTGATGAGCTAGCGTCAACCGATGCTCCTTTAACCCAAAAACTTGCTGCAAATCAAGCTCCGTTAGAGCCAGAAGCTGCATTAACAGAAGCTCAATTTCGTTGGGCATTAAACCAAGATGCAATGGCAACAGAAAAGCTTGCAGAAGGCATCCGTAATTTTGCCGCTGATCAAGTAAAACTAGAGCAACAGTTAAACGACTTATTTTAA
- a CDS encoding DUF3545 family protein: MNNVEQILDSLSKQPKASTSSNKKRKWREIEQIKERFQLEKELKEYEDSLEYMLDEF, from the coding sequence ATGAATAACGTAGAACAAATATTGGACTCACTAAGTAAGCAACCTAAGGCGTCAACATCAAGCAATAAAAAGCGAAAATGGCGAGAAATAGAACAAATAAAAGAACGGTTCCAACTCGAAAAAGAACTCAAGGAATACGAAGATTCACTTGAGTATATGTTGGATGAGTTTTAA
- a CDS encoding DUF6942 family protein has protein sequence MLTELVIKGLGNKNAAINVYVESTPNIDKYLEQTTCRFMDMNEINAIGQQAGNGWRKVFNVYAKFIYELSTDEARSFENWQQFRDKQLLQVGSSLCLWLSCSAEQLKRNINKSDAIHIVMGKGYAKKLSLTERCFWLSEDFAIKSEQQLIICPYFDYRQLTNEKITYLCQLLKQSFPDFYKALS, from the coding sequence TTGTTAACGGAGTTAGTTATTAAAGGCCTTGGCAATAAAAACGCCGCAATAAATGTTTATGTAGAATCAACACCTAATATTGATAAATATCTTGAGCAAACTACTTGCCGCTTTATGGACATGAATGAGATTAACGCCATTGGCCAACAAGCCGGCAATGGCTGGCGAAAAGTGTTTAACGTGTATGCAAAGTTTATCTATGAATTATCGACTGATGAAGCTCGCTCTTTTGAAAATTGGCAACAATTCCGTGATAAACAATTATTACAAGTGGGATCATCGTTATGTCTTTGGCTTTCATGCTCAGCTGAGCAGTTAAAACGCAACATTAACAAAAGTGACGCTATTCATATTGTAATGGGCAAAGGATATGCAAAGAAACTATCACTAACTGAACGATGTTTTTGGTTAAGTGAAGACTTTGCTATAAAAAGTGAGCAACAGTTAATCATTTGCCCTTATTTCGACTATCGGCAACTGACTAATGAAAAAATCACTTATTTATGCCAGCTGCTGAAACAATCGTTTCCTGATTTTTATAAGGCACTCAGTTGA
- a CDS encoding EAL domain-containing protein — protein sequence MYREIEKIINNKAVSTVFQPIFDVQNKSILGYEALTRGPKDSALHSPDRLFQCATDLGLLSELEIICRDIAIKRFVQLGLKGKLFLNISPLVLLDKAHPQGETIKLVELAGLNCHQIVIELSEKYPYPNATMLKQALEKYRQFGFDVAIDDLGAGYSGLKMWSLLRPNIVKVDRYFVENCHQDSFKRKFLTAIFELAKSANAEVIVEGIENHQEFTLLRSLGMRFAQGYYLAMPASEPSQVYPPWLLSGNLYQLSAL from the coding sequence GTGTATAGAGAAATTGAAAAAATAATTAATAACAAAGCGGTAAGTACTGTTTTTCAGCCGATCTTTGATGTTCAAAATAAATCCATCCTAGGATACGAAGCGTTAACGCGAGGCCCTAAAGATAGCGCATTGCATTCTCCAGATCGTTTATTCCAATGCGCAACTGATTTAGGGTTGTTATCTGAACTTGAAATTATTTGCCGTGATATTGCTATCAAAAGGTTTGTTCAGCTAGGGCTTAAAGGAAAGCTATTTCTTAATATCAGTCCATTAGTACTCCTTGATAAGGCTCACCCTCAAGGAGAAACAATAAAGTTAGTTGAATTAGCAGGGTTAAATTGTCATCAAATTGTTATTGAGTTAAGTGAGAAGTATCCCTACCCGAATGCAACGATGTTGAAACAAGCATTAGAAAAATACCGTCAATTTGGCTTTGATGTGGCCATTGATGATCTAGGTGCTGGCTATTCTGGTTTAAAAATGTGGAGCTTATTGCGACCTAACATTGTAAAAGTTGATCGTTATTTTGTTGAAAATTGCCATCAAGATAGCTTTAAACGAAAGTTTCTAACTGCTATTTTTGAGCTAGCAAAGTCTGCTAACGCAGAAGTTATTGTAGAAGGAATTGAAAACCATCAAGAGTTCACTCTTTTACGTAGCTTAGGCATGCGTTTTGCTCAAGGATACTACCTTGCTATGCCTGCTAGTGAGCCTAGTCAAGTCTATCCCCCATGGTTACTTAGTGGTAATTTATATCAACTGAGTGCCTTATAA
- the parC gene encoding DNA topoisomerase IV subunit A: MSDALDYSLDGIEQRPLRQFTEEAYLNYSMYVIMDRALPHIGDGLKPVQRRIVYAMSELGLSAVAKYKKSARTVGDVLGKFHPHGDSACYEAMVLMAQPFSYRYPLVDGQGNWGAPDDPKSFAAMRYTEARLSRFSEVLLAELGQGTVDWVPNFDGTMKEPKTLPARLPHILLNGITGIAVGMATDIPPHNVREISSACVQLLEAPKTELHELLEHVKGPDYPTDAEIITPKSDIEKIYQTGRGSIKMRAVYDIEHGEVVITALPHQASGGKVLEQIAAQMTAKKLPMVVDLRDESDHENPVRLVVVPRSNRVDIEQLMQHLFATTDLEKNYRVNLNMIGLDGKPAVKNLRDILSEWLVYRRDTVTRRLQYRLDKVLARLHLLEGLLIAYLNIDEVIEIIRNFDDPKAELISRFSLSERQAEAILEIKLRQLAKLEEVKIKAEQDELNKEREYLEKTLNSKARMNTLLKKEILAAAEKYGDERRSTIVERTEAKALSEKDLVPSEPVTVVISEKGWARCAKGHDIDPQAMSYKAGDTFLCSARGRSNRPVVFIDSTGRAYATDAHSLPTARSQGEPLTGRFNLPTGENFEQTVMADDESSYLLSSDAGYGFVGKFSDMVSRNKNGKALLSLPSNAKVLTPKPINNFESSLVLTITSEGRMLVFPVKDLPVLSKGKGNKIINIASARAKAREEFVTLIEIIAEGDAVTLHAGKRKLTLKATDITHYRGERGRRGNKLPRGLQRVDRIDIESVHVGSEIEGSEHIDIEGS, encoded by the coding sequence ATGTCTGATGCGCTTGATTATAGTTTAGACGGAATAGAACAACGTCCGTTAAGACAGTTTACTGAAGAAGCTTACTTAAATTATTCCATGTATGTCATCATGGATCGTGCATTGCCACATATTGGCGATGGCCTGAAACCAGTACAGCGTAGAATCGTATACGCAATGTCAGAGCTAGGTTTGTCAGCCGTTGCTAAATACAAAAAATCGGCGAGAACCGTCGGTGATGTGTTAGGTAAGTTTCACCCTCATGGTGACTCTGCGTGTTATGAAGCCATGGTGTTAATGGCTCAACCATTCTCATACCGTTATCCATTAGTGGATGGTCAAGGTAACTGGGGGGCTCCAGATGATCCTAAGTCATTTGCTGCTATGCGATATACCGAAGCACGGCTTTCACGATTTAGTGAGGTACTATTAGCTGAGTTGGGACAGGGTACGGTAGATTGGGTGCCTAACTTTGACGGTACAATGAAAGAGCCTAAAACTTTACCTGCGCGTTTACCTCATATCTTGTTAAATGGTATTACAGGGATTGCGGTAGGTATGGCGACCGATATTCCTCCTCATAATGTTCGTGAAATATCTAGTGCTTGTGTGCAACTTCTTGAAGCCCCTAAAACAGAGTTACATGAATTACTTGAACATGTAAAAGGTCCTGATTATCCAACTGACGCAGAAATTATAACGCCTAAATCTGACATTGAAAAAATTTATCAGACAGGTCGCGGAAGTATAAAAATGCGGGCTGTTTATGATATTGAACACGGTGAAGTTGTGATCACCGCATTGCCTCATCAAGCTTCTGGCGGAAAAGTATTAGAGCAAATAGCAGCTCAAATGACAGCAAAAAAACTACCGATGGTTGTTGATCTACGTGATGAATCAGATCATGAAAATCCAGTACGCCTCGTTGTGGTGCCGCGCTCTAATCGTGTTGATATTGAACAATTAATGCAACATTTATTTGCGACGACTGATCTAGAAAAAAATTACCGTGTTAACCTCAACATGATTGGCTTAGACGGTAAGCCTGCGGTTAAAAACTTACGTGATATTTTGTCAGAGTGGCTAGTGTATAGGCGTGATACCGTCACCAGAAGATTACAGTACCGTTTAGACAAAGTATTAGCAAGGTTACACTTGCTTGAAGGTTTATTAATAGCGTATTTAAATATCGATGAAGTTATTGAGATCATTAGAAACTTTGATGATCCAAAAGCTGAGTTGATTTCCCGTTTTTCGCTATCTGAGCGTCAAGCAGAAGCGATTTTGGAGATTAAACTACGTCAACTTGCTAAATTAGAAGAAGTTAAAATAAAAGCAGAACAAGACGAACTCAACAAAGAACGAGAATATTTAGAGAAAACGCTTAATTCTAAAGCGAGAATGAATACGTTATTGAAAAAAGAAATTCTTGCTGCTGCTGAAAAATATGGGGATGAACGACGTTCAACAATAGTTGAGCGTACAGAAGCTAAAGCCCTGTCAGAAAAAGATTTAGTCCCAAGTGAACCTGTCACTGTTGTGATTTCAGAAAAGGGCTGGGCGAGATGTGCAAAAGGTCATGATATTGACCCTCAGGCGATGAGTTATAAAGCTGGTGATACCTTCTTGTGTTCTGCCCGCGGTAGAAGTAACCGTCCAGTGGTCTTCATAGATTCAACAGGGCGTGCATATGCAACAGATGCCCATTCTTTGCCTACAGCACGAAGTCAAGGAGAGCCGTTAACAGGTCGTTTTAACCTGCCAACAGGTGAAAATTTTGAACAAACTGTTATGGCTGATGACGAGAGTAGTTATTTGCTAAGTAGCGATGCTGGTTATGGCTTTGTCGGTAAATTTTCTGACATGGTAAGCCGGAATAAAAATGGTAAAGCCCTGTTAAGTTTACCAAGTAATGCCAAGGTTTTAACACCTAAGCCTATTAATAACTTCGAGTCTTCTTTAGTGCTAACCATTACATCTGAAGGCCGTATGTTGGTTTTTCCAGTGAAAGATTTACCGGTATTAAGTAAAGGTAAAGGCAATAAAATTATAAATATTGCTTCAGCGCGTGCTAAAGCAAGAGAAGAGTTTGTCACCCTCATTGAAATTATTGCAGAAGGCGACGCTGTAACGCTTCACGCTGGTAAGCGTAAATTAACCTTAAAAGCCACCGATATTACCCATTACCGTGGAGAAAGAGGTCGTCGAGGCAATAAACTGCCAAGAGGTTTACAACGTGTTGATCGCATCGATATTGAATCGGTTCATGTGGGATCAGAAATTGAAGGATCAGAGCATATAGATATTGAAGGCTCATAA
- a CDS encoding GGDEF domain-containing protein: protein MNNLHSYYLLLLFFFSTNIEASQQEPSESKLLTQQQTLPVDDRIIDLVEKVRKKEGDITTIFQRLQSQESTFNIAEKYLMLMISAYIHKQEGALALSVTELTQALSFEERMDTAQLNTENFSHIHLLLAEIYQIQGQYKLAYDEKKHYLEKRKKNRSVLQKIRLASLNEKYATDLKIKENELLENEQKLKSLQLAEATKRRESQQRNLAILMVTALIILVLLIRQLKIRATLKYLAKTDSLTGLYNRRVLFTQGVLLLQEHQQRQIPLSVMMLDIDHFKYINDTYGHDVGDKVIIAVANLGKETLRAKDIFSRIGGEEYAIILPHTELKEAKAIAERLREKVQQHVFELEDKATENFNVTISIGVATLSSENTDFDQLLHAADEAMYRAKTSGRNQVCQ, encoded by the coding sequence ATGAATAACCTGCATAGTTATTATCTTCTCTTGTTATTTTTTTTCAGTACTAACATTGAAGCATCTCAACAAGAACCTAGCGAAAGCAAGCTGCTTACTCAGCAGCAAACATTGCCTGTTGATGATCGAATTATCGATTTAGTTGAAAAAGTGCGGAAAAAAGAGGGTGATATAACGACAATTTTTCAACGATTACAGTCACAAGAAAGCACCTTCAATATTGCAGAAAAGTATTTGATGCTAATGATCAGTGCTTATATTCATAAGCAAGAAGGTGCATTAGCGCTCAGTGTCACAGAATTAACACAAGCACTTTCATTTGAGGAGAGAATGGATACCGCTCAACTCAATACTGAAAATTTTTCACATATTCATTTATTGCTAGCTGAAATTTATCAAATTCAAGGGCAATATAAACTTGCGTATGATGAAAAAAAACATTACTTAGAAAAAAGAAAAAAGAACCGATCAGTATTACAAAAAATACGTTTAGCGAGCTTGAATGAAAAATACGCGACTGATTTGAAAATCAAAGAAAATGAGTTACTCGAAAACGAACAAAAGCTAAAGTCACTTCAATTGGCTGAAGCAACAAAGCGGCGCGAATCACAACAACGTAACTTAGCAATTTTAATGGTAACCGCTTTAATTATTTTAGTGTTACTTATTAGACAGCTAAAAATAAGGGCAACCCTAAAGTACCTTGCAAAAACGGATAGTTTGACTGGATTATATAATCGCCGTGTATTGTTTACACAAGGTGTATTACTTTTACAAGAGCACCAACAAAGGCAAATCCCGCTCAGTGTAATGATGCTTGATATTGATCATTTCAAATATATAAATGATACCTATGGACATGATGTCGGAGATAAAGTGATTATTGCTGTGGCTAATTTGGGAAAAGAAACATTGAGAGCCAAAGATATTTTTTCACGAATTGGTGGCGAAGAGTATGCCATTATCTTACCACATACCGAATTAAAAGAAGCCAAAGCAATAGCTGAACGATTGAGAGAAAAGGTACAGCAACACGTCTTTGAATTAGAAGATAAAGCGACTGAAAATTTTAACGTAACTATCAGTATCGGTGTAGCAACTCTATCTTCTGAGAATACAGACTTTGATCAGCTATTGCATGCAGCAGATGAAGCAATGTATCGAGCTAAAACCTCAGGCCGTAATCAAGTTTGTCAATGA
- a CDS encoding GGDEF domain-containing protein: protein MSNKFTFNYVKISYLVFFLFLLNICEVVASEVLNKARFDQFVAEIEQLKDNNPSKAYHELEKQIIHIHLLSIEQQLVFYKLQTELFVEQARYQQAQEIADEALKLARELSTPSIVTTELLYARGFSHESLGDYTSAREDYLNGFEIANSLKNQKFVATGLINLGALDYLMEKFDRALIMFNDALAIANKIQDSELLGFINTELGILYDYLNQKEKSLTFYQKAKQHYLDAGKNQYAYNTMRNIAQHYSSIEQYEKAIEAYKEVLADIDKISNNELIASVYVGLAWAHARKKNKNPEASYQYMRMASNYIEDAEQADIPINHALNQAYLFFELARFEDALLALDKASEYMEPYQNSNHRAVANNAKLDLLYLKGELHYQLKQYKKASDAQNALIEFVTHLLKKSNVDEVEDLRMRYESQQADIEKQLLQQKESVQALMLSETQRTVESRQWFIVFFGIVALMLGWILIKIASGQRKLLHATRTDSLTGVANRRHIIEQVEKAFLAATQQGTPLSLFMVDVDDFKKINDQCGHKVGDQVLTRIALIGQALMRETDTFGRYGGEEFIAVLPGVASTQVNTIAERLRKQVAESRWKHNSSATVTLSIGVVSLNQGNYTSSQALLKKADQLLYKAKHQGKDKVFCDE, encoded by the coding sequence TTGTCTAATAAATTTACATTTAACTATGTCAAAATTAGCTACTTAGTTTTCTTTTTGTTTTTGTTAAATATTTGTGAAGTAGTTGCAAGTGAAGTGTTAAATAAGGCTCGATTCGACCAGTTCGTTGCAGAGATTGAACAATTAAAAGATAACAACCCTAGCAAAGCATATCATGAACTTGAAAAGCAAATTATACATATACATTTGCTTTCTATAGAACAACAATTAGTTTTTTATAAGTTACAAACTGAACTTTTTGTAGAGCAGGCGCGTTATCAACAAGCACAAGAGATTGCTGATGAAGCATTAAAGCTTGCCAGAGAATTATCAACCCCTAGTATTGTTACAACTGAACTTTTATATGCCCGAGGTTTTTCTCATGAAAGTTTAGGAGATTACACCAGTGCAAGGGAAGATTATTTAAATGGTTTTGAAATTGCCAACTCACTAAAAAATCAAAAGTTTGTCGCCACAGGGTTAATTAATCTTGGCGCACTAGATTATCTTATGGAAAAGTTTGATCGTGCATTAATTATGTTTAATGATGCTTTAGCCATTGCTAACAAAATTCAAGATAGTGAATTATTAGGCTTTATTAATACTGAATTAGGTATTCTTTATGATTATCTCAATCAAAAAGAAAAATCATTAACTTTTTATCAGAAAGCAAAACAGCATTACCTTGACGCCGGTAAAAACCAATATGCATATAATACCATGCGCAATATTGCACAACATTATTCATCTATTGAACAATATGAAAAAGCTATAGAAGCATATAAAGAAGTATTAGCTGACATTGATAAAATTAGTAATAACGAACTAATTGCTTCAGTTTATGTAGGTTTAGCATGGGCACACGCCAGAAAGAAAAATAAAAACCCAGAAGCATCGTATCAATATATGCGCATGGCAAGTAATTATATAGAAGATGCAGAACAAGCAGATATTCCAATTAATCATGCTTTAAACCAAGCGTATTTATTTTTTGAACTTGCACGGTTTGAAGATGCACTCTTAGCCTTGGATAAGGCAAGTGAATACATGGAGCCTTACCAAAACAGTAATCATAGGGCAGTAGCTAATAACGCCAAACTTGATTTGTTATATCTAAAAGGTGAATTACATTACCAGTTAAAGCAGTATAAAAAAGCAAGCGATGCTCAAAATGCATTGATTGAATTTGTGACACACTTACTTAAAAAAAGTAATGTTGATGAAGTAGAAGATTTACGTATGCGCTATGAAAGCCAACAAGCTGATATAGAAAAGCAACTGTTACAACAAAAAGAAAGTGTGCAGGCATTGATGTTGAGTGAAACTCAACGAACAGTAGAAAGCCGTCAATGGTTCATTGTGTTTTTTGGTATCGTGGCATTAATGTTAGGCTGGATATTAATTAAAATAGCATCAGGTCAGCGTAAACTGTTACATGCCACTCGAACAGATTCTTTAACAGGCGTAGCTAATCGTCGCCATATTATTGAGCAAGTAGAGAAAGCGTTTCTTGCCGCTACACAACAAGGTACGCCACTTAGTCTGTTTATGGTGGATGTTGATGACTTTAAAAAAATCAATGATCAATGCGGGCATAAAGTTGGTGATCAAGTACTAACAAGAATCGCATTAATTGGTCAAGCGTTAATGCGTGAAACCGATACTTTTGGCCGTTATGGTGGTGAAGAGTTTATTGCTGTGTTACCTGGTGTAGCCTCTACACAAGTAAATACTATTGCTGAACGTTTACGAAAACAAGTGGCAGAAAGTAGATGGAAACACAACAGCTCAGCTACCGTTACTTTAAGTATTGGCGTGGTAAGTTTAAACCAAGGCAATTATACTAGTAGCCAAGCATTACTGAAAAAAGCTGATCAGTTGCTTTATAAAGCAAAACATCAAGGGAAGGATAAGGTGTTTTGCGATGAATAA
- a CDS encoding VOC family protein produces MIEQRVNRSICHASIGTNDLQRAKTFYQPILAVLGIKLVSSYEHAIAFGKGYPEFWVQQPFDKKLASPGNGVHFGFVATSMEQVDQFYDLALSLGGKCNGKPGGRTEYGEPYYGCFIIDHDGNKIEASYWRLS; encoded by the coding sequence ATGATTGAACAAAGAGTTAACCGAAGTATTTGCCACGCCTCTATCGGCACAAATGATTTACAGCGAGCGAAAACGTTTTATCAACCGATATTAGCTGTTTTAGGTATAAAGTTAGTGAGTTCATATGAACATGCTATCGCCTTTGGTAAAGGGTACCCAGAGTTTTGGGTGCAACAACCCTTTGATAAAAAACTGGCGTCACCTGGTAATGGTGTTCACTTTGGCTTTGTAGCAACATCAATGGAACAAGTTGATCAATTTTACGATTTAGCGTTGTCCTTAGGTGGTAAGTGTAACGGTAAACCGGGCGGTAGAACTGAATATGGTGAACCATATTATGGTTGTTTCATCATTGACCATGATGGTAATAAAATAGAAGCAAGTTATTGGCGACTTAGTTAA
- a CDS encoding copper homeostasis protein CutC, which produces MNSIEVCLDADNVAILAQNAKTCNKAGVDRIELCADMHVDGLTPSVDAIRVTRQHFPKGELLVMIRPRAGDFNYVVDELITMNEQIIQAKECGADGVVFGVVDQQQQINLNACQMLLYTTKKLSLKTTFHRAFDAILERETALVQLKDLAFDRVLTSGVAWKTEGNALDGIDNINRYLTLADEHIEVVIGGGVSAKNISAITSSLFPDSARVSFHSYSGVLNNGLIDALAIKNLKC; this is translated from the coding sequence ATGAATAGCATTGAAGTTTGCCTAGATGCTGACAATGTAGCCATCTTGGCACAAAATGCGAAGACATGTAACAAAGCAGGTGTCGATAGAATCGAATTATGTGCTGATATGCATGTAGATGGTTTGACCCCTAGTGTTGACGCTATCAGAGTCACTCGGCAACATTTTCCAAAGGGCGAACTTTTGGTAATGATACGCCCTAGAGCGGGGGATTTTAATTATGTTGTCGATGAGCTGATTACAATGAACGAGCAAATCATACAAGCTAAAGAGTGTGGAGCAGATGGTGTAGTTTTTGGCGTGGTTGATCAACAGCAGCAAATTAACCTAAATGCTTGCCAAATGTTACTCTACACAACAAAGAAGTTATCATTAAAAACAACCTTTCATCGTGCTTTTGATGCGATATTGGAACGAGAAACCGCACTAGTACAATTAAAGGATTTAGCGTTTGATCGTGTGTTAACGTCTGGTGTTGCCTGGAAAACAGAAGGTAATGCACTGGACGGAATTGATAATATCAACCGGTACCTTACACTGGCGGATGAACACATTGAAGTGGTGATAGGTGGAGGCGTCTCGGCCAAGAACATATCAGCAATTACTAGCTCGCTTTTCCCTGATAGCGCACGTGTTAGCTTCCATAGTTATTCAGGCGTATTAAATAATGGCCTTATTGATGCGTTAGCTATCAAAAACTTAAAATGCTGA
- a CDS encoding HD-GYP domain-containing protein, with amino-acid sequence MQDNRPLILVVDDEPANLRVLKQILHQDYRLVFAKSGEEALRLAVSKQPNLILLDIMMPDLTGFDVCKQLKEAELTRKIPVIFVTALNHETDETQGFEIGAVDYITKPVSSAVVRARVATHLSLVNAEELKETRLQIIQRLGRASEFKDNETGMHVVRMSHYSKIIALAYGFSEANADMLLHTAPMHDVGKIGIPDHIMLKPGKLTDEEFTIMKTHPQIGVEILGEDDSELISLAKVVALTHHEKWDGSGYPNGLKGEDIPIEGRIVALADVFDALTSKRPYKDAWSIDKTMSFIREQRGKHFEPKLVDLLDQELDKVLAIKQQYQDE; translated from the coding sequence ATGCAAGATAATAGACCATTAATTTTAGTTGTTGATGATGAACCTGCCAATTTACGGGTACTGAAACAAATCTTACATCAAGATTATCGTTTGGTATTTGCTAAAAGTGGTGAAGAAGCACTTAGATTAGCAGTAAGTAAACAACCAAATTTGATTTTACTTGATATTATGATGCCAGACTTGACGGGTTTTGATGTTTGTAAGCAACTAAAAGAAGCAGAGCTTACGAGAAAAATTCCCGTTATATTTGTCACGGCGTTAAATCATGAAACAGATGAAACACAAGGTTTTGAGATTGGCGCTGTTGATTACATTACAAAACCAGTCTCATCTGCAGTTGTTAGAGCAAGGGTTGCTACCCATTTATCATTAGTGAATGCTGAAGAATTAAAGGAAACGCGTTTACAAATTATTCAACGCTTGGGAAGAGCGTCTGAATTTAAAGATAACGAAACAGGTATGCATGTGGTTCGTATGAGCCATTACTCAAAAATAATTGCTTTAGCGTATGGGTTCAGTGAAGCTAACGCTGACATGCTTTTACATACTGCACCTATGCATGATGTTGGCAAAATAGGTATACCAGATCATATCATGCTCAAACCGGGTAAATTAACCGATGAAGAATTTACCATTATGAAAACTCATCCTCAAATAGGCGTTGAAATTTTAGGTGAAGATGATTCTGAGTTAATCAGCCTAGCAAAAGTGGTTGCTTTAACCCATCATGAAAAATGGGATGGTAGTGGTTATCCTAACGGATTAAAAGGTGAAGATATTCCTATAGAAGGGCGTATAGTTGCATTAGCTGATGTATTTGATGCACTAACGAGTAAACGGCCTTATAAAGATGCTTGGAGCATCGACAAAACCATGAGCTTTATTAGAGAACAAAGAGGTAAACACTTTGAGCCTAAGCTCGTTGATTTACTGGATCAAGAACTTGATAAAGTACTCGCAATTAAGCAGCAATATCAAGATGAATAG